The following proteins are encoded in a genomic region of Nerophis lumbriciformis unplaced genomic scaffold, RoL_Nlum_v2.1 HiC_scaffold_991, whole genome shotgun sequence:
- the LOC140678536 gene encoding interferon-induced, double-stranded RNA-activated protein kinase-like has translation MDADDYVAKLNTYIQRHDLKHHYEDAGTEGPDHIKKFAIKAVVNGKAYLEGVGKKKKEAKQKAAKHALQGLLKETESASDSSVGLVHSHDDHVSWLHSYGKKINMQITCHESTKGTTFQCRFLVGKIEYPDATGTTKKEAEEEAAKLAYLKINASVTGDEKPSSTSSQQIEDMRKSISEICGKTHNLKTKDDFVEPNFIGRVLSICQRTNRIPNFIEMERCGPPHDLRFVFKLVIDGQHYPACEGKSIKEAKQKAAQLALSDLCKGLDSEVLLFY, from the exons ATGGATGCTGACGATTACGTAGCCAAACTAAACACTTACATTCAAAGACATGATTTGAAACACCACTATGAAGACGCAGGAACTGAAGGCCCGGATCACATTAAAAA ATTTGCCATAAAAGCTGTTGTCAATGGTAAGGCCTACCTAgaaggagtgggaaaaaaaaagaaggaagccAAACAAAAGGCTGCCAAGCATGCTCTACAGGGCTTATTGAAAGAG ACAGAGAGTGCATCAGATTCCTCTGTGGGACTGGTCCATTCTCATGATGATCATGTATCCTGGCTCCATTCTTACGGTAAAAAAATCAACATGCAGATCACCTGTCACGAGTCCACCAAAGGCACGACTTTTCA ATGTAGATTTTTGGTTGGAAAGATTGAGTATCCGGATGCAACTGGGACAACAAAGAAGGAAGCTGAGGAAGAAGCTGCAAAACTTGCTTATCTTAAGATAAATGCTTCAGTG ACTGGAGATGAGAAACCCTCTTCTACCTCCAGTCAACAAATAGAAGACATGAGGAAAAGTATATCGGAGATTTG TGGCAAGACACACAATTTGAAGACCAAAGATGACTTTGTTGAGCCAAATTTTATCGGACGCGTCCTCTCCATCTGTCAGAGAACAAATCGCATTCCTAATTTCATCGAAATGGAGAGATGTGGCCCTCCTCATGACCTTAG ATTTGTCTTCAAGTTAGTGATCGATGGACAACACTACCCTGCGTGTGAGGGGAAGAGTATTAAGGAAGCGAAGCAAAAGGCTGCTCAGTTGGCCTTATCTGACCTTTGTAAGGGTTTGGACAGTGAGGTATTGCTTTTTtactga
- the LOC140678537 gene encoding G patch domain-containing protein 11-like isoform X1 has product MSDEEDDYMSDAFLNQIQDVKPGVSKVRRVQEALKREEKHKESNIKNRQKTFKEQEKESREAALQSSISNENKGFALLKKMGYKAGQGLGKEGAGRIDPIPLNIKTDRGGIGMEEAKKRKAEEELEHYRKKVQAKQKNETKSLEDFRSRVRTEREERKIEGDLRRSQRACEHLDSQKGITVPREEWYWPKVENEEEVDGLQLEEEAREEDIAELTSFDQLQILTSYLRGIHFYCIWCGTTYNDEEDLSSNCPGDTAADHE; this is encoded by the exons ATGTCCGACGAGGAAGACGATTATATGTCCGATGCTTTCCTCAATCAAAT ACAAGACGTCAAACCAGGTGTTTCCAAGGTGAGGCGAGTACAAGAAGCCCTAAAACGTGAGGAAAAGCACAAAGAGAGCAACATTAAAAACCGTCAAAAAACCTTCAAAGAGCAAGAAAAGGAAAGTCGTGAAGCAGCTTTACAGAGCTCCATTAGTAATGAGAATAAGGGATTTGCACTTTTGAAGAAAATGGGTTACAAAGCTGGACAAGGCCTTGGAAAAGAAG GGGCGGGCAGAATAGATCCAATTCCACTCAATATTAAAACTG ACAGAGGTGGCATTGGGATGGAAGAGGCAAAGAAGCGAAAAGCTGAGGAGGAACTGGAGCACTATCGGAAAAAAGTACAGGCCAAACAAAAGAATGAGACCAAATCACTGGAAGACTTTCG GTCGAGAGTTAGAACTGAGAGAGAGGAGCGAAAGATTGAAGGGGACCTCAGAAGAAGTCAGCGAGCCTGTGAGCATTTGGATTCTCAAAAG GGCATCACAGTCCCTCGGGAAGAATGGTATTGGCCTAAAGTTGAAAATGAAGAAGAGGTTGATGGTCTTCAATTGGAGGAGGAAGCCAGGGAGGAAGATATTGCGGAATTAAct TCCTTTGACCAACTACAGATTTTGACTTCATATTTAAGAGGAATCCATTTTTACTGCATATGGTGTGGAACTACCTATAATG ATGAAGAAGATCTTTCTTCTAACTGTCCTGGGGATACTGCAGCAGACCATGAATGA
- the LOC140678537 gene encoding G patch domain-containing protein 11-like isoform X2, which translates to MDVLKTITVDVTILQDVKPGVSKVRRVQEALKREEKHKESNIKNRQKTFKEQEKESREAALQSSISNENKGFALLKKMGYKAGQGLGKEGAGRIDPIPLNIKTDRGGIGMEEAKKRKAEEELEHYRKKVQAKQKNETKSLEDFRSRVRTEREERKIEGDLRRSQRACEHLDSQKGITVPREEWYWPKVENEEEVDGLQLEEEAREEDIAELTSFDQLQILTSYLRGIHFYCIWCGTTYNDEEDLSSNCPGDTAADHE; encoded by the exons ATGGATGTATTGAAAACAATTACTGTCGACGTTACTATTTT ACAAGACGTCAAACCAGGTGTTTCCAAGGTGAGGCGAGTACAAGAAGCCCTAAAACGTGAGGAAAAGCACAAAGAGAGCAACATTAAAAACCGTCAAAAAACCTTCAAAGAGCAAGAAAAGGAAAGTCGTGAAGCAGCTTTACAGAGCTCCATTAGTAATGAGAATAAGGGATTTGCACTTTTGAAGAAAATGGGTTACAAAGCTGGACAAGGCCTTGGAAAAGAAG GGGCGGGCAGAATAGATCCAATTCCACTCAATATTAAAACTG ACAGAGGTGGCATTGGGATGGAAGAGGCAAAGAAGCGAAAAGCTGAGGAGGAACTGGAGCACTATCGGAAAAAAGTACAGGCCAAACAAAAGAATGAGACCAAATCACTGGAAGACTTTCG GTCGAGAGTTAGAACTGAGAGAGAGGAGCGAAAGATTGAAGGGGACCTCAGAAGAAGTCAGCGAGCCTGTGAGCATTTGGATTCTCAAAAG GGCATCACAGTCCCTCGGGAAGAATGGTATTGGCCTAAAGTTGAAAATGAAGAAGAGGTTGATGGTCTTCAATTGGAGGAGGAAGCCAGGGAGGAAGATATTGCGGAATTAAct TCCTTTGACCAACTACAGATTTTGACTTCATATTTAAGAGGAATCCATTTTTACTGCATATGGTGTGGAACTACCTATAATG ATGAAGAAGATCTTTCTTCTAACTGTCCTGGGGATACTGCAGCAGACCATGAATGA